From the Sphingomonas mesophila genome, one window contains:
- a CDS encoding TPM domain-containing protein: MTLDVSDSDHERVSQAIAAAETGSAGEIIAITADTSDAYHDVGLHYAVLALFLLLGAVSAWPGLLDQAYSALMGWSVGRPSARALMTLLLGLSLALFLIVLFALRWMPLRLALTPGATKTRRVRRRAIMLFRASAERRTAGRTGILIYLSMGEHRAEIVGDEAITAVTTPETWGEAMAALVTEVKAGRPADGIIAAIGLIGAVLAEHFPRDAADRNEIPDKLIEL, encoded by the coding sequence GTGACTCTCGACGTTTCCGACAGCGACCACGAGCGGGTCAGCCAGGCGATCGCCGCGGCCGAGACCGGCAGCGCGGGCGAGATCATCGCGATCACCGCCGACACCAGCGACGCCTATCACGACGTCGGCCTGCACTATGCGGTGCTGGCGCTGTTCCTGCTGCTCGGCGCGGTGTCGGCATGGCCGGGGCTGCTCGACCAGGCCTATAGTGCGCTGATGGGCTGGAGCGTGGGGCGCCCGAGCGCCCGGGCGCTGATGACCCTGTTGCTTGGCCTGTCGCTGGCGCTGTTCCTGATCGTGCTGTTCGCGCTGCGCTGGATGCCGCTCAGGCTCGCGCTGACGCCTGGGGCGACCAAGACGCGGCGGGTCCGGCGGCGCGCGATCATGCTGTTCCGCGCCTCGGCCGAGCGGCGCACCGCCGGGCGCACGGGGATCCTGATTTACCTGTCGATGGGCGAGCACCGCGCCGAAATCGTCGGCGACGAAGCGATCACCGCCGTCACCACGCCCGAGACATGGGGCGAGGCAATGGCCGCGTTGGTCACCGAGGTGAAGGCCGGCCGACCGGCCGACGGGATCATCGCCGCGATCGGGCTGATCGGCGCCGTGCTGGCGGAGCACTTCCCGCGCGACGCGGCCGACCGCAACGAAATCCCCGACAAGCTGATCGAGCTTTAG
- a CDS encoding M3 family metallopeptidase codes for MKTLLLCGAASLTLAACATTQTAAPMAEPIAAAEPMAEPAEPVAAAVPVPNNPLLADWTGPYGGVPPWDQVKPELFDEALQFAIDEVKRESRAIAENPAAPTFANTIEASQKSGERIDRLLSLMGVMTDNMSTPAYEALDKKWSPLLTAAFDEINLEPKYFARVEALYNQRDSLGLDAKQLRLLTRTYDSMVRSGAKLSPEQKEQLKTYNKELSSAFSDFNAKLLADERGFTQASAAEMAGVPSEIKDAAAALAKEKGLPAGTYAIRTTRSAVEPVLTFGTNRGLRKRVWEAFVNRGDNGNANDTNAIIARIVKLRADRAHLLGYKTHADLRMQDTMARTPARAMELMMRVWPAAVKRVGEEVADMKPLAARDGVGTFEPWDYRFYMEKVRKAKYDLSQDEIKPYFQLDNLVKGMFWSAEQLYDLKFTENTGTVPVWQSDVRTFEVTNAKTGAVIGLLYFDTYAREGKRSGAWATGYRDSSGLLGKRPKLVSNNNNFIKPAPGQPVLITLDDASTLFHEFGHAIHGLLTDVYYPSLGGSQRDFVEYPSQVNENWLLTRPVLERFALHHKTGQPMPDSLVKKIEASETFNQGFSTVEYLSSALVDMMLHTKPDGVVDVDAFEKQALAQIGMPREMVMRHRLPQFGHLFSSDSYSAGYYSYLWSETMDADTWAAFEEAGNPFDRATADRFRTILLMTGNETDRAEAYRQFRGRDPDVRALLKRRGFPTN; via the coding sequence ATGAAGACTTTGCTGCTGTGCGGCGCCGCGAGCCTGACGCTGGCCGCTTGCGCCACTACCCAGACCGCCGCGCCGATGGCTGAGCCGATCGCAGCCGCCGAGCCGATGGCCGAACCCGCCGAGCCGGTCGCAGCCGCGGTGCCGGTGCCCAACAACCCGCTGCTGGCGGACTGGACCGGGCCGTACGGCGGCGTTCCGCCGTGGGACCAGGTCAAGCCCGAGCTGTTCGACGAAGCTCTCCAGTTCGCGATCGACGAAGTGAAGCGCGAGTCGCGCGCGATCGCCGAAAACCCGGCCGCACCGACCTTCGCCAATACCATCGAGGCGAGCCAGAAGTCGGGCGAGCGGATCGACCGCCTGCTGTCGCTGATGGGCGTGATGACCGACAACATGTCGACGCCGGCCTATGAGGCGCTCGACAAGAAATGGTCGCCGCTGCTGACCGCCGCGTTCGACGAGATCAATCTCGAGCCGAAATATTTCGCCCGGGTCGAGGCCCTGTACAACCAGCGCGACAGCCTCGGCCTCGACGCCAAGCAGCTGCGCCTGCTGACCCGCACCTACGACTCGATGGTCCGCTCGGGCGCCAAGCTGAGCCCGGAGCAGAAGGAACAGCTCAAGACCTATAACAAGGAATTGTCGTCGGCGTTCAGCGACTTCAACGCCAAGCTGCTGGCCGACGAGCGCGGCTTCACCCAGGCCAGCGCGGCCGAGATGGCCGGCGTTCCAAGCGAGATCAAGGATGCCGCCGCGGCGCTCGCCAAGGAGAAGGGCTTGCCGGCGGGCACCTACGCCATCCGCACCACCCGCTCGGCGGTCGAGCCGGTGCTGACGTTCGGCACCAACCGCGGCTTGCGCAAGCGAGTATGGGAAGCGTTCGTCAATCGCGGCGATAACGGCAACGCCAATGACACCAACGCGATCATCGCGCGGATCGTCAAGTTGCGCGCCGACCGCGCGCATCTGCTCGGCTACAAGACCCATGCCGACCTGCGCATGCAGGACACCATGGCGCGCACCCCGGCGCGGGCGATGGAATTGATGATGCGGGTATGGCCGGCGGCGGTGAAGCGCGTCGGCGAGGAAGTGGCTGACATGAAGCCGCTTGCCGCGCGCGACGGTGTGGGGACGTTCGAGCCGTGGGACTATCGCTTCTACATGGAGAAGGTCAGGAAGGCGAAGTACGACCTCAGCCAGGACGAGATCAAACCCTATTTCCAGCTCGATAATCTGGTGAAGGGCATGTTCTGGTCGGCAGAGCAATTGTACGACCTCAAGTTCACCGAGAATACCGGCACCGTCCCGGTGTGGCAGTCGGACGTGCGTACCTTCGAGGTGACCAACGCCAAGACCGGCGCGGTGATCGGCCTGCTCTACTTCGATACCTACGCCCGCGAGGGCAAGCGTTCGGGCGCCTGGGCGACCGGCTACCGCGACAGCTCCGGCCTGCTCGGCAAGCGGCCCAAGCTGGTTTCGAACAACAACAATTTCATCAAGCCGGCGCCCGGCCAGCCGGTGCTCATCACGCTCGATGACGCGTCGACCCTGTTCCACGAATTCGGCCATGCCATCCACGGGCTGCTGACCGATGTCTATTATCCCTCGCTCGGCGGCTCGCAGCGCGACTTCGTCGAATATCCTAGCCAGGTGAACGAGAATTGGCTGCTCACCCGGCCGGTGCTCGAGCGCTTCGCGCTGCACCACAAGACCGGCCAGCCGATGCCCGACAGCCTGGTCAAGAAGATCGAGGCGTCGGAAACCTTCAACCAAGGCTTTTCGACCGTCGAATATCTGTCCTCGGCGCTGGTCGACATGATGCTCCACACCAAGCCCGACGGAGTGGTCGACGTGGACGCGTTCGAGAAGCAGGCGCTGGCCCAGATCGGGATGCCGCGCGAAATGGTGATGCGTCACCGCCTGCCGCAGTTCGGCCACCTATTCTCGTCGGACAGCTATTCGGCCGGCTACTACAGCTATCTGTGGTCGGAGACGATGGACGCCGACACCTGGGCGGCGTTCGAGGAGGCCGGCAATCCGTTCGACCGCGCCACCGCGGACCGCTTCCGGACCATCCTGCTGATGACCGGCAACGAAACCGACCGCGCCGAAGCCTACCGCCAGTTCCGCGGCCGCGACCCGGACGTGCGCGCGCTGCTCAAGCGGCGGGGGTTTCCGACGAATTAA
- a CDS encoding SWIB/MDM2 domain-containing protein, translating into MAKSTTGRKAGGGLARPVTPSSDLAAITGSAPLPRSEVVSKVWDHIRKNNLQNPENKREILADDKLKKVFGKDRCTMFEMNKHLSNHLK; encoded by the coding sequence ATGGCTAAATCAACTACGGGTCGTAAAGCAGGCGGTGGACTGGCGCGTCCGGTGACGCCGTCGTCGGATCTCGCAGCGATCACCGGCAGCGCTCCGCTGCCGCGCAGCGAAGTGGTCTCGAAGGTGTGGGATCACATCCGCAAGAACAACCTGCAGAACCCGGAGAACAAGCGCGAAATCCTCGCCGACGACAAGCTCAAGAAGGTCTTCGGCAAGGACCGCTGCACGATGTTCGAGATGAACAAGCATCTGTCGAACCATCTGAAATAA
- the mscL gene encoding large conductance mechanosensitive channel protein MscL, whose amino-acid sequence MLGEFKAFIARGNVLDLAVAAIIGAAFATIAASLTDDIIMPVVGALFGGLDFSNYFVLLGPVPEGFTRDHTSYAALKEAGAAVLGWGQSVTVLINFLVLAFIIFLLVRYANRLLKRGADAPAGPSEVELLTEIRDELRRRG is encoded by the coding sequence ATGCTCGGAGAATTCAAGGCCTTCATCGCCCGCGGCAATGTGCTCGACCTGGCGGTGGCGGCGATCATCGGCGCCGCCTTCGCGACCATCGCCGCGAGCCTCACCGACGACATCATCATGCCGGTCGTCGGCGCGCTGTTCGGCGGGCTCGATTTTTCCAACTATTTCGTGCTGCTCGGACCGGTCCCGGAGGGGTTCACCCGCGACCACACGAGCTATGCCGCACTCAAGGAAGCCGGCGCGGCGGTGCTCGGCTGGGGCCAGTCCGTCACCGTGCTGATCAACTTCCTCGTTCTCGCCTTCATCATCTTCCTGCTCGTGCGCTACGCCAACCGCCTGCTCAAGCGCGGCGCCGACGCCCCCGCCGGGCCGAGCGAAGTCGAACTGCTGACCGAGATCCGCGACGAGCTAAGGCGCCGCGGCTGA
- a CDS encoding NUDIX hydrolase, with protein sequence MKRPAIPAATLVLMRERGGGPPEILTVTRAKAMAFAGGAVAFPGGRIDPADEALAAEFDDPLAAFKIAALRETIEETAIIPWADRAIDPDDAHSMQALLQGHSSLTPVLHHFQHTLDLAALIPFARWKPAFHQTRMFDTLFFLARAQGESAEPLPQPGECESAAWVAAADLLERIESGTAHAIFPTKRNLERLAQFGSFAEAAAHARAHSLDTITPWVEVRGGEKHVCIPQGRGYPVTSEPLATAFRA encoded by the coding sequence GTGAAACGCCCCGCAATCCCCGCCGCGACCCTGGTGCTGATGCGCGAGCGCGGCGGCGGGCCGCCGGAAATCCTGACCGTGACCCGCGCCAAGGCGATGGCCTTCGCTGGCGGCGCGGTCGCGTTTCCGGGGGGGCGTATCGATCCTGCCGATGAAGCGCTCGCGGCCGAATTCGACGATCCGCTCGCCGCCTTCAAGATCGCGGCGCTCCGCGAGACCATCGAAGAAACGGCGATCATCCCGTGGGCTGACCGTGCCATCGACCCCGACGATGCGCACTCGATGCAGGCTCTCTTGCAAGGTCATTCGAGCCTCACTCCCGTGCTCCACCATTTTCAGCATACGCTGGACCTCGCGGCGCTTATCCCGTTCGCGCGGTGGAAACCCGCCTTTCACCAGACGCGCATGTTCGACACCCTCTTCTTCCTCGCCCGGGCCCAAGGCGAAAGCGCCGAGCCGCTACCCCAGCCCGGCGAGTGCGAATCCGCCGCATGGGTCGCCGCCGCCGACCTGCTCGAGCGCATCGAGAGCGGCACCGCCCACGCCATTTTCCCGACCAAGCGCAATCTCGAGCGGCTGGCGCAGTTCGGCTCGTTCGCCGAGGCGGCGGCCCATGCGCGGGCCCATTCGCTCGATACCATCACCCCCTGGGTCGAGGTGCGCGGCGGGGAAAAGCACGTCTGCATCCCCCAGGGCCGCGGCTATCCGGTGACCTCCGAGCCGCTGGCGACCGCCTTTCGTGCGTAA
- a CDS encoding extensin family protein, whose product MRNRRGWGCLALTVLLALAGWLGWREFQAYVRAHPEQFPWTPLSLADPVGPFTAQKLAALSNDPAQCRALLAAVDDLDRPAPARAAAIPECGYSDGMTIVAEPGTPSLAPAGLVTACPVAAALHLWLPAVQQAARDHLGTSVTRIDHFGSYSCRRLYGASSGPWSEHATADALDIAGFRLADGRRITAVGDWSADGPEAAFLRAARDEACRLFATVLSPDYNAAHRDHFHLDQAARGARGGSMCR is encoded by the coding sequence GTGCGTAACCGTCGCGGCTGGGGCTGTCTTGCGCTCACCGTCCTGCTGGCGCTCGCCGGCTGGCTCGGCTGGCGCGAGTTCCAGGCCTATGTCCGCGCCCATCCCGAGCAATTTCCGTGGACACCGCTGAGCCTCGCCGACCCTGTCGGGCCGTTCACCGCGCAAAAGCTCGCCGCGCTCTCCAACGATCCGGCGCAATGCCGAGCGCTCCTCGCAGCGGTGGACGACCTAGATCGCCCGGCCCCGGCGCGCGCCGCCGCGATCCCCGAATGCGGCTACAGCGACGGCATGACGATCGTCGCCGAGCCGGGCACGCCGAGCCTCGCTCCGGCCGGCCTCGTCACCGCCTGCCCGGTCGCCGCCGCGCTCCATTTGTGGCTTCCTGCGGTCCAGCAGGCCGCGCGCGACCATCTCGGCACGAGCGTCACGCGCATCGACCATTTCGGCAGCTACTCCTGCCGCCGTCTTTACGGCGCGAGCAGCGGCCCGTGGAGCGAGCACGCCACCGCCGACGCGCTCGACATCGCCGGCTTTCGACTCGCCGACGGACGGCGCATCACGGCCGTCGGCGACTGGAGCGCGGACGGCCCCGAGGCGGCCTTCCTGCGCGCCGCCCGCGACGAGGCCTGCCGCCTGTTCGCAACCGTCCTCTCGCCCGACTACAACGCCGCCCACCGCGACCACTTCCACCTCGACCAGGCGGCGCGCGGCGCGCGCGGCGGAAGCATGTGCCGGTGA
- a CDS encoding acyltransferase family protein: MARTVGGSTVRWLPQDGRLFGVCLLQSVADAESSLSEQVTNEKLKPAYPYFDWLRFALASAVALGHEGIITWEHAGNFAVQVFFALSGWLIGGILLRCEPNNLSRFYFNRATRIWIPYVFAVAAIYLLGAARDGLTPNFFKFLFFDLTFTHNFFIEKIPEVTSTMPLEGTGTHLWSISVEEQFYLAAPLLIVFLRFGRTLWFWGLIAVVAYLTASWYASISLGVLAVVAQARFGDWHRRALSRVAFAVMSIGAIALAFVEPATYPWIAPPAAIGIVLLLSIPGERSPVGEFFGGMSYPFYLYHWVGMFAANFIAKKVALPSVGWTAYSIAVVVGAVAYVVVDRNIMRYRGDWYTPRRGWILAITAYTLFVAGLIGGWTIPIQA; this comes from the coding sequence ATGGCTCGGACCGTTGGTGGTTCGACCGTTCGTTGGCTTCCACAAGACGGCCGGCTTTTCGGGGTATGTTTGTTGCAAAGCGTAGCTGACGCTGAAAGTTCTCTTTCCGAACAAGTCACCAACGAGAAACTGAAGCCCGCCTATCCCTACTTTGATTGGCTACGCTTCGCACTGGCGTCAGCGGTGGCGCTTGGGCACGAGGGCATAATCACTTGGGAGCATGCCGGAAACTTTGCTGTTCAAGTGTTCTTCGCCTTGAGCGGGTGGCTGATCGGCGGCATTCTTCTGAGATGCGAGCCTAACAATCTCTCGCGATTTTACTTCAATCGCGCGACGCGCATTTGGATACCGTATGTTTTCGCGGTCGCTGCCATCTACCTGCTTGGAGCTGCACGCGACGGGCTGACGCCAAACTTTTTCAAATTTCTGTTTTTCGATCTCACCTTCACCCATAATTTCTTCATCGAAAAAATTCCGGAAGTGACGTCCACCATGCCATTAGAGGGCACGGGAACCCACCTTTGGAGTATCTCGGTCGAAGAACAATTCTATCTGGCGGCGCCACTTCTCATCGTATTCCTGAGGTTCGGTCGAACGCTTTGGTTTTGGGGACTGATTGCCGTTGTCGCCTACCTGACCGCTTCCTGGTACGCCTCGATTTCGCTCGGTGTCCTGGCTGTCGTTGCGCAAGCGCGCTTTGGCGACTGGCATCGTCGAGCCTTGAGCAGGGTTGCATTTGCGGTGATGTCGATTGGCGCCATCGCGCTGGCCTTTGTCGAGCCGGCAACCTATCCATGGATTGCCCCACCAGCCGCGATCGGGATTGTTCTTCTACTTTCCATACCAGGCGAGCGTAGTCCGGTTGGCGAATTCTTCGGAGGTATGTCCTACCCATTCTACCTTTATCATTGGGTGGGCATGTTTGCGGCTAACTTCATCGCGAAAAAGGTCGCACTGCCATCCGTGGGATGGACCGCATATTCCATCGCCGTCGTCGTTGGGGCCGTCGCCTACGTCGTGGTGGATCGAAACATCATGCGATACCGCGGTGATTGGTACACACCTCGAAGAGGATGGATACTCGCCATCACGGCGTACACCCTCTTCGTTGCGGGCTTGATAGGCGGCTGGACCATACCCATCCAAGCCTAG
- a CDS encoding TPM domain-containing protein — protein sequence MAIHRRVLDCIAALAMTVMLLLTAPALAQTYPARPAGPVLDQAGLLSPAQTLDLNSKLTAFNERSGRALVVATVKSLGGQEIEPFATELGRRWGIGGAKEDTGVLLLVAPSERKVWIATGYGADDYLTDAMSGTIIRQDILPRFKAGDMGGGIVAGVDSIIRQLELPPEEAAKRAQQAETRVREQGGGVGFIPVIVMVVMFFIIIGGLKGAVSGGRRYHSKRRRGGIDPLVVLWGLEALSHASRGRGGWGGGGGFGGFGGGGGGGGFGGFGGGSFGGGGAGGSW from the coding sequence ATGGCGATCCATCGGCGCGTGCTGGATTGCATTGCTGCGCTCGCAATGACGGTCATGCTGCTCCTCACCGCGCCCGCCCTCGCGCAGACATACCCGGCGCGGCCGGCGGGGCCGGTGCTGGACCAGGCGGGGCTGCTTAGCCCTGCGCAAACCCTTGACCTCAATTCCAAGCTGACGGCGTTCAACGAGCGCAGCGGGCGGGCGTTGGTGGTGGCGACGGTGAAAAGCCTCGGCGGGCAGGAGATCGAGCCGTTCGCGACCGAGCTCGGGCGGCGCTGGGGGATTGGCGGCGCGAAGGAGGACACCGGCGTGCTGCTGCTGGTCGCTCCCAGCGAGCGCAAGGTGTGGATCGCGACCGGCTATGGCGCGGATGACTACCTCACCGACGCGATGAGCGGGACGATCATCCGCCAGGACATCTTGCCGCGCTTCAAGGCTGGCGACATGGGCGGCGGGATCGTCGCCGGGGTGGATTCGATCATCCGCCAGCTCGAGCTCCCGCCCGAGGAGGCGGCCAAGCGCGCGCAGCAGGCCGAGACCCGGGTACGCGAGCAAGGCGGCGGCGTGGGCTTCATCCCGGTGATCGTGATGGTGGTGATGTTCTTCATCATCATCGGCGGCTTGAAGGGCGCGGTCAGCGGCGGCCGGCGCTACCATAGCAAGCGGCGCCGCGGCGGGATCGATCCCTTGGTCGTGCTGTGGGGCCTCGAGGCGCTCAGCCATGCCTCGCGCGGTCGCGGCGGCTGGGGTGGTGGCGGCGGCTTTGGAGGCTTTGGCGGCGGTGGCGGCGGCGGCGGGTTCGGCGGCTTCGGCGGCGGATCGTTCGGCGGCGGCGGGGCAGGGGGCAGCTGGTGA
- a CDS encoding tetratricopeptide repeat protein, with the protein MRNVLRAAFASLVLLAACSEARPTPPLIVGLQKLAAANDAEAMYHLGMAYHTGSGLAEDPAKALAAFRRSAQLGDPLGAYKLGCYYDGQGGDVLEPDAELALRYKLVAAKAGYALAQQDVAKLYAGRRDFAVALDWLERATAQGWPDALMTYASIHNGADGITPDAVKTTAYFRLFLNSSEASDEQRRWLRDFEKKLSAAQRAQADALVRGFRPEPTVLTLKALSGQRAAEALVARRR; encoded by the coding sequence ATGCGTAACGTCTTGAGAGCTGCCTTCGCCTCGCTGGTGCTGCTAGCCGCGTGCAGCGAGGCACGGCCGACTCCGCCGCTGATCGTCGGTCTCCAAAAGCTCGCGGCTGCCAACGATGCCGAGGCGATGTACCACCTCGGCATGGCCTACCACACCGGCTCTGGGTTGGCCGAGGACCCGGCCAAGGCGCTCGCCGCTTTCCGCCGCTCGGCCCAGCTCGGTGATCCGCTCGGGGCCTACAAGCTCGGCTGCTATTACGACGGCCAAGGCGGAGACGTGCTCGAGCCGGACGCCGAGCTCGCGCTGCGCTACAAGCTCGTCGCCGCCAAGGCCGGCTATGCCCTCGCTCAGCAGGATGTCGCCAAGCTCTACGCCGGGCGCCGCGACTTCGCGGTCGCGCTCGATTGGCTCGAGAGAGCTACCGCTCAAGGCTGGCCCGATGCGCTGATGACCTACGCTTCGATCCACAATGGGGCCGACGGGATCACGCCTGATGCAGTAAAGACGACGGCATATTTTCGCCTGTTCCTCAATAGCAGCGAAGCCAGCGACGAGCAGCGACGGTGGCTCCGCGATTTTGAGAAGAAGCTCAGCGCCGCGCAGCGCGCCCAGGCAGACGCGCTGGTTCGAGGCTTTCGGCCAGAGCCCACCGTATTGACCCTGAAGGCCCTATCCGGACAGCGCGCCGCCGAGGCGCTGGTTGCCCGTCGGCGATAA
- a CDS encoding amidohydrolase family protein, producing the protein MRLTLAALFLAAAAPLALAPASAHQAAAPVSGKPVPKDQLLKPPANAVHYVVVSDAGKHGDQWRWQLPDGRTAYRWSQELRGWISEVDQVVTFGRDGLPAAMTVRGVTMTGDAAETFSVKDGKASWTSTNDSGSAPARGYYLPAGGIGLGSELLMYRLAAAGEAGVDLLPSGKATMRLGPTLEISGPRGPRTVQLAWVRGILAAPMAVWLDSDKRYFADIGGISLVPAGYEGAVKAMRERQEAATAAEVKSIAQRFLTPAARAPVLFTNVRLFDSERGRFIEDQSVLASDGKIAAVGSLAAMSVPAGTRTIDGRGKTLVPGIWDAHMHIGDDWDVLANTANGLTSFRSPGTDLPRAIDATKRRKSGELLMGEPFISVIIDKKDPLAAQGSLVVSSEAETIANVRRIKDAGLWGVKFYTSMNPAWIAPAAAEAHRLGLYVHGHVPATMKPSEAVAAGYDELTHLNFVVMEAMPKAVVDKSNTRARMEGPAKYFKDVDLDAEPMKGFIAELARRKTAVDPTIVIFEGFLTQDGGTPAPAYAPYMGIISPVLDRSFRSGGYPLVEGYTRDDYRKSYANMVKLIGKLHRAGVPIVAGTDGWGIELVRELEIYQQAGMTPAEALQSATIVPARVVKADRRTGSIAVGKEADMVLVDGDVSRDLGALRRVVTVVSDGYVMDGDALRTAAGYSGRPK; encoded by the coding sequence ATGCGCCTGACACTTGCCGCACTTTTTCTGGCCGCCGCCGCGCCGCTGGCGCTCGCGCCGGCATCCGCTCATCAAGCAGCGGCCCCCGTATCGGGCAAGCCGGTGCCCAAGGACCAGCTGCTCAAGCCGCCCGCCAATGCGGTCCACTATGTGGTCGTCTCCGATGCCGGCAAGCACGGCGACCAGTGGCGCTGGCAATTGCCGGACGGCCGCACCGCCTACCGCTGGTCGCAGGAGCTGCGCGGGTGGATCAGCGAGGTCGACCAGGTCGTGACCTTCGGCCGCGACGGGCTTCCGGCCGCGATGACGGTGCGCGGCGTGACCATGACCGGCGACGCGGCGGAGACCTTTTCGGTCAAGGACGGCAAGGCGAGCTGGACCAGCACCAACGACAGCGGGTCGGCCCCGGCGCGGGGCTATTACCTGCCGGCCGGCGGGATCGGGCTGGGCAGCGAATTGCTGATGTACCGGCTGGCCGCCGCCGGTGAGGCCGGAGTCGACCTGCTGCCGAGCGGCAAGGCGACCATGCGCCTCGGGCCGACGCTCGAGATCAGCGGGCCGCGCGGCCCGCGGACGGTCCAGCTGGCGTGGGTCCGCGGCATCCTGGCGGCGCCGATGGCGGTCTGGCTCGACAGCGACAAGCGCTACTTCGCCGACATCGGCGGGATCTCGCTTGTGCCCGCCGGCTACGAAGGCGCGGTCAAGGCGATGCGCGAACGGCAGGAAGCCGCGACCGCCGCCGAAGTGAAAAGCATCGCGCAGCGGTTCCTGACCCCGGCCGCGCGCGCGCCGGTGCTGTTCACCAACGTGCGCCTGTTCGATTCCGAGCGCGGCCGCTTCATCGAGGATCAGTCGGTGCTCGCCAGCGACGGCAAGATCGCCGCGGTCGGATCGCTCGCGGCGATGAGCGTTCCGGCCGGCACGCGCACCATCGACGGGCGCGGCAAGACGCTCGTTCCGGGCATCTGGGACGCGCACATGCACATCGGCGACGATTGGGACGTGCTCGCCAACACCGCCAACGGCCTGACCAGCTTCCGCAGCCCGGGCACCGACCTGCCGCGCGCGATCGACGCCACCAAGCGCCGCAAGTCGGGCGAATTGCTGATGGGCGAGCCGTTCATCTCGGTCATCATTGACAAGAAGGACCCGCTGGCGGCGCAGGGCTCGCTGGTGGTCAGCAGCGAGGCCGAGACGATCGCGAATGTCCGCCGGATCAAGGATGCCGGCTTGTGGGGCGTGAAATTCTACACGTCGATGAATCCGGCGTGGATTGCGCCCGCCGCGGCCGAAGCGCACCGGCTCGGGCTCTACGTCCACGGCCATGTTCCGGCGACGATGAAGCCGAGCGAAGCGGTCGCGGCCGGCTATGACGAGCTAACCCACCTCAACTTCGTGGTGATGGAGGCGATGCCCAAGGCCGTCGTCGACAAGTCCAACACGAGGGCGCGGATGGAAGGGCCGGCGAAATATTTCAAGGACGTCGACCTCGATGCCGAGCCGATGAAGGGCTTCATTGCCGAGCTTGCGCGCCGCAAGACCGCGGTCGACCCGACCATCGTCATCTTCGAAGGGTTCCTGACCCAGGACGGCGGCACCCCGGCGCCGGCCTATGCGCCGTACATGGGAATCATCTCGCCGGTGCTCGACCGCAGTTTCCGCTCCGGCGGCTATCCGCTGGTGGAAGGCTATACGCGCGACGATTACCGCAAGAGCTACGCCAACATGGTCAAGCTGATCGGCAAGCTGCACCGGGCGGGCGTTCCGATCGTCGCCGGGACCGACGGCTGGGGCATCGAGCTGGTCCGCGAGCTGGAGATCTACCAGCAGGCCGGGATGACTCCGGCCGAGGCGCTGCAAAGCGCGACCATCGTTCCGGCGCGGGTGGTCAAGGCCGATCGGCGCACCGGCTCGATCGCCGTCGGCAAGGAGGCCGACATGGTGCTGGTCGACGGCGACGTGTCGCGCGACCTCGGGGCGCTTCGGCGGGTCGTGACGGTGGTCAGCGACGGCTATGTGATGGACGGCGACGCGCTGCGTACCGCCGCAGGCTACAGCGGCCGGCCGAAATAG
- a CDS encoding LemA family protein → MTAFRRSALLAPIAALSLAGCGLNSVPTAEEKVNESFGNLQADYQRRADLIPNLVETVKGYAAQERGVLVEVTEARASATRIQLTPADLDDPAKVQAFSDAQARLSAAIIPLQRMQEAYPDLKSNANFLALQDQIEGSENRINTSRQDYNSAVRAYNTTIRTFPDAIGAKIFYGAKPKVPFQAAAKAQDAPKVDFNTTG, encoded by the coding sequence ATGACCGCATTTCGCCGAAGCGCATTGCTCGCTCCGATCGCCGCTCTTTCGCTCGCCGGCTGCGGCCTCAATTCGGTCCCGACCGCCGAGGAGAAGGTCAACGAATCGTTCGGCAACCTCCAGGCCGATTACCAGCGCCGTGCCGACCTCATTCCGAACCTGGTCGAAACGGTGAAAGGCTATGCCGCGCAGGAACGCGGCGTGCTGGTCGAGGTGACCGAGGCGCGCGCCAGCGCGACCCGCATCCAGCTCACGCCGGCCGATCTCGACGACCCGGCCAAGGTCCAGGCGTTCAGCGACGCGCAGGCGCGGTTGAGCGCGGCGATCATCCCGTTGCAGCGGATGCAGGAGGCCTATCCGGACCTAAAGTCCAACGCCAATTTCCTTGCGCTGCAGGACCAGATCGAGGGCAGCGAGAACCGCATCAACACCTCGCGCCAGGACTATAATTCGGCGGTGCGCGCCTACAACACGACGATCCGCACCTTCCCCGACGCGATCGGCGCCAAGATCTTCTACGGCGCCAAGCCGAAAGTGCCGTTCCAGGCCGCCGCCAAGGCCCAGGACGCGCCCAAGGTCGACTTCAATACCACGGGGTAA